In one Macaca fascicularis isolate 582-1 chromosome 6, T2T-MFA8v1.1 genomic region, the following are encoded:
- the KIAA0825 gene encoding uncharacterized protein KIAA0825 homolog isoform X13 produces the protein MPRKSIEHCIKEIQSEINKQCPGVQLQTTTDCFEWLTNYNYSTSESSFISHGDLIKFLKTLQDLLKNEQNQEEMILDLLWDLSCHSSVSFPSTLSGTSFHFLSRTSLHSVEDNSSMDVKSIWDDIRLHLRRFLVSRLQSHNEINNSQQKILLKKQCLQQLLFLYPESEVIIKYQNIQSKLLANLLQNCFPSYSRDSNLDVIVHGYQSTMLKLYLIIKEDFYTVCEILAPSSTVKFIKETYLDTVTEEMAKFLENFCELQFRENAVRVVKTSKSSSKHRGAVHALG, from the exons ATGCCAAGAAAAAG cATAGAACATTGCATTAAAGAGATACAGTCCGAAATTAACAAACAATGTCCAGGTGTGCAGCTGCAAACAACAACTGACTGCTTTGAATGGCTAACTAACTATAATTACAGTACATCCGAGTCATCTTTCATTTCCCATGGAGACTTGATAAAATTTCTCAAAACACTG CAAGATTTGTTGAAGAATGaacaaaatcaagaagaaatgatATTGGATTTACTTTGGGACCTCTCCTGCCACAGCAGTGTTTCATTCCCGTCGACTCTAAGTGGAACATCTTTCCATTTCCTCTCTAGGacatctcttcattctgttgaagATAATTCCTCTATGGATGTCAAGTCTATATGGGATGATATAAGACTGCATCTTCGACGCTTCTTAGTGAGCAGATTACAAAGCCAtaatgaaataaacaattcacagcaaaaaattttattgaaaaagcaGTGCTTACAACAactcttgtttctttatccagaATCAGAAGTTATAATCAAATACCAAAACATACAGAGTAAACTGTTGGCTAATCTTCTGCAGAACTGCTTTCCTTCTTACAGCAGAGATTCAAATTTAGATGTAATAGTTCATGGATATCAAAGTACAATGCTTAAGTTATACTTAATAATAAAAGAGGATTTTTACACAGTATGTGAAATTTTAGCTCCATCTTCAACGGTGAAATTCATTAAAGAAACTTACCTGGATACTGTTACAGAAGAAATGGcaaaatttcttgaaaatttttgTGAGCTGCAGTTCAGAGAAAATGCTGTTCGTGTGGTTAAAACAAGCAAGAGCTCCAGCAAGCATAGAGGAGCAGTGCATGCTTTGGGTTag